One Osmerus eperlanus chromosome 23, fOsmEpe2.1, whole genome shotgun sequence DNA segment encodes these proteins:
- the si:dkey-85k7.12 gene encoding receptor-type tyrosine-protein phosphatase eta isoform X3, producing the protein MKCSQCQTLNCEEGLQLCCKCRTFAEEEVSHVSGMGSLKDLAFDRGRSEPSVDSALKDLSDEEDFVDASDSVLDCCSEQEDASQSSQAGCQGDTKAQPTDDGPSPGEIKVHHISTDCVTLGWDPPEPSMKWSYEVTLSSCAQKESLRVQDSNTIDFEGLRPGTEYIFNVVCVSESGVRSKAFTSSCYTMPMPPEKLRIDHVTSDSVCLSWHHPDGEVGEYHVNCSRDGEDTREKTTVSNSLTFSSLRPGVKYTFRASTLLTTGPKSQFVAVYVHTKTVLENLLLDLGLDFKEKLTLSTVLQIDEKTISGEPAHSLTDLPWYFLKRLFLLL; encoded by the exons ATGAAGTGTTCTCAATGTCAAACGTTGAACTGTGAGGAGGGACTGCAGCTTTGTTGTAAATGTCGAACATTCGCCGAGGAAGAAG TATCACACGTCTCAGGAATGGGCAGTCTTAAAGATTTAGCTTTTGACCGAGGAAGAAGTGAACCATCTGTAGACTCTGCTCTTAAAGACCTCTCAGATGAAGAG GACTTTGTTGATGCCAGTGATTCAGTCCTTGATTGTTGCAGTGAGCAAGAAGATGCATCACAGTCATCACAAGCTGGTTGTCAAGGAGACACAAAAGCACAGCCGACTGACG ATGGCCCCTCACCAGGAGAGATAAAAGTTCACCATATAAGCACTGACTGTGTTACCTTGGGATGGGACCCCCCAGAACCCTCTATGAAATGGTCATATGAGGTGACCCTCTCCAGCTGTGCACAGAAAGAGAGTCTCCGTGTCCAAGATTCCAACACTATTGACTTTGAGGGCTTGCGCCCCGGCACAGAGTACATCTTCAAcgttgtttgtgtttctgaaaGTGGAGTTCGGAGTAAAGCCTTCACATCATCCTGTTACACAA TGCCCATGCCTCCAGAGAAATTGCGGATTGATCACGTCACCAGCGACTCAGTGTGTCTCAGTTGGCACCATCCCGATGGTGAAGTCGGGGAGTATCATGTGAACTGTTCCAGAGATGGGGAAGACACCAGAGAGAAGACGACAGTCTCAAACAGCCTGACCTTCTCCAGTCTGAGACCAGGTGTGAAGTACACCTTTAGGGCCTCAACTCTCCTGACGACCGGACCCAAGAGCCAGTTTGTGGCGGTATATGTCCACACAA AAACCGTCCTGGAGAACCTACTGCTAGACTTGGGTTTGGACTTCAAAGAAAAACTTACCCTGAGCACAGTGCTGCAAATAGATGAGAAGACCATCTCCGGAGAACCAGCTCATTCTCTCACAGACCTTCCATGGTATTTCCTGAAAAG
- the LOC134009800 gene encoding perforin-1-like, whose product MFGIRTALLVLWLCGGLLLPPAQPACTTGRAAECKNTPSAPGTDLAGEGFDVVTMERKRAYVIDVDTWKKDEDGGCTLCDNPYMDGNKQKLPAAVVDWRPLHQCHMKVSSSVYDSSESFVKDSHSEVDASWKVGLDVITPQITASMVVGGTHSRVAKTVMSQSKQDKYSFIKQDVHCSYYSYRLIEKPPLHPEFSRSLNNLPLLYTDQTKPEYKHFLNTFGTHFIHKVQLGGRVKSVTSLRVCQASLEGYKETEVKDCLEAEASVATTTGTADLKTETKFCKQDLKKRDTKESFHNTFKERFTEVVGGQSDGSADLLFAKTGTDAFSNWLGTLKTTPDIITYSMSPLHRLVKNEKKSAGLKKAVEDYILESALALRCSDKCTGSSNPSARDTCQCVCQANQQTTSQCCPQERGLARLTVKVMRAKGLFGDTTSQTDAFVKVIVGTKAIQTTVIQDNDNPRWNQQFDMGMNWGKVSLDSKLKVEVWDEDKHWWKSWDDLLGSCSKPLKQGTHEEMCPMNHGTIFFSYMVECAAGLGGPTCSEHVPSPMASDHSDLYTSRNSLNVTSEFLAQVRAGQTQLDPLTFIRKQKGAGGDVKGHSRLHVLNEL is encoded by the exons ATGTTTG gaatCCGCACAGCACTGCTTGTCCTGTGGCTGTGTGGgggcctcctcctgccccctgcccaGCCCGCGTGCACCACAGGCCGGGCAGCAGAGTGCAAGAACACCCCCTCAGCCCCGGGAACAGACCTGGCCGGAGAGGGCTTTGACGTGGTCACCATGGAGCGCAAGCGGGCCTATGTGATCGACGTGGACACCTGGAAGAAAGACGAGGACGGGGGCTGCACCCTCTGTGACAACCCCTACATGGACGGCAACAAACAGAAGCTACCCGCGGCCGTGGTGGACTGGCGGCCACTGCATCAGTGTCACATGAAAGTGTCCAGCAGTGTGTATGATTCCAGCGAGAGCTTCGTCAAGGACAGCCACAGCGAGGTGGACGCCAGCTGGAAGGTGGGTTTGGACGTCATTACCCCGCAAATCACGGCGTCTATGGTGGTGGGCGGTACTCActctcgggtggccaagacggTGATGTCCCAGTCCAAGCAAGACAAGTACAGTTTCATCAAGCAGGATGTACACTGCTCCTAttacag TTACCGTCTGATAGAAAAGCCGCCCCTCCACCCAGAGTTCTCCCGCAGCTTGAACAACCTCCCCCTGCTCTACACCGATCAAACCAAGCCTGAGTACAAGCACTTCCTGAACACCTTCGGAACCCACTTCATCCATAAGGTCCAACTGGGCGGCCGGGTGAAAAGCGTGACCTCGCTGCGCGTGTGCCAGGCGTCGCTGGAAGGCTACAAAGAGACGGAGGTCAAGGACTGCCTGGAGGCCGAAGCCTCCGTTGCCACAACTACCGGAACCGCCGACCTCAAAACGGAGACCAAGTTCTGCAAGCAGGACCTAAAGAAGCGTGACACCAAAGAGAGCTTCCACAACACCTTCAAAGAGAGGTTCACCGAGGTGGTGGGCGGCCAATCAGACGGCTCTGCTGACCTGCTCTTCGCCAAGACAGGGACCGACGCCTTCAGTAATTGGCTGGGGACCTTAAAGACCACCCCTGACATCATCACCTATTCCATGAGTCCGCTGCACCGGCTGGTGAAGAATGAGAAGAAGAGCGCGGGGCTGAAGAAGGCGGTGGAGGACTACATCCTGGAGAGTGCACTTGCGCTGCGCTGCTCTGACAAGTGTACCGGTTCCTCCAACCCCAGTGCCCGCGACACCTGCCAGTGTGTCTGCCAGGCCAACCAGCAGACAACCAGCCAGTGCTGCCCCCAGGAGAGAGGTCTAGCCCGCTTAACGGTCAAGGTGATGCGCGCTAAAGGCTTATTTGGCGACACCACGTCACAGACCGACGCCTTTGTCAAAGTAATTGTGGGTACCAAAGCAATCCAGACCACTGTGATCCAGGACAACGACAACCCTCGCTGGAACCAACAGTTTGACATGGGCATGAACTGGGGAAAGGTCTCCTTGGACAGCAAGctgaaggtggaggtgtgggacGAGGACAAACACTGGTGGAAGTCGTGGGACGACCTCCTGGGCTCCTGCAGCAAGCCTCTCAAACAGGGCACCCACGAGGAAATGTGCCCCATGAACCACGGCACCATCTTCTTCTCCTACATGGTCGAGTGTGCAGCGGGGCTGGGGGGCCCCACCTGCAGCGAACACGTGCCGTCCCCCATGGCCTCTGACCACAGCGACCTCTACACCTCTCGCAACTCCCTCAACGTCACCAGTGAGTTCCTGGCTCAGGTCAGGGCTGGTCAGACCCAGCTTGACCCTCTGACCTTTATTAGGAAGcagaagggggctgggggagatgTCAAAGGTCACTCTCGTCTGCATGTTCTCAATGAGTTGTGA
- the si:dkey-85k7.12 gene encoding receptor-type tyrosine-protein phosphatase eta isoform X4, which produces MKCSQCQTLNCEEGLQLCCKCRTFAEEEVSHVSGMGSLKDLAFDRGRSEPSVDSALKDLSDEEDFVDASDSVLDCCSEQEDASQSSQAGCQGDTKAQPTDDGPSPGEIKVHHISTDCVTLGWDPPEPSMKWSYEVTLSSCAQKESLRVQDSNTIDFEGLRPGTEYIFNVVCVSESGVRSKAFTSSCYTMPMPPEKLRIDHVTSDSVCLSWHHPDGEVGEYHVNCSRDGEDTREKTTVSNSLTFSSLRPGVKYTFRASTLLTTGPKSQFVAVYVHTKTVLENLLLDLGLDFKEKLTLSTVLQIDEKTISGEPAHSLTDLPWLFLLL; this is translated from the exons ATGAAGTGTTCTCAATGTCAAACGTTGAACTGTGAGGAGGGACTGCAGCTTTGTTGTAAATGTCGAACATTCGCCGAGGAAGAAG TATCACACGTCTCAGGAATGGGCAGTCTTAAAGATTTAGCTTTTGACCGAGGAAGAAGTGAACCATCTGTAGACTCTGCTCTTAAAGACCTCTCAGATGAAGAG GACTTTGTTGATGCCAGTGATTCAGTCCTTGATTGTTGCAGTGAGCAAGAAGATGCATCACAGTCATCACAAGCTGGTTGTCAAGGAGACACAAAAGCACAGCCGACTGACG ATGGCCCCTCACCAGGAGAGATAAAAGTTCACCATATAAGCACTGACTGTGTTACCTTGGGATGGGACCCCCCAGAACCCTCTATGAAATGGTCATATGAGGTGACCCTCTCCAGCTGTGCACAGAAAGAGAGTCTCCGTGTCCAAGATTCCAACACTATTGACTTTGAGGGCTTGCGCCCCGGCACAGAGTACATCTTCAAcgttgtttgtgtttctgaaaGTGGAGTTCGGAGTAAAGCCTTCACATCATCCTGTTACACAA TGCCCATGCCTCCAGAGAAATTGCGGATTGATCACGTCACCAGCGACTCAGTGTGTCTCAGTTGGCACCATCCCGATGGTGAAGTCGGGGAGTATCATGTGAACTGTTCCAGAGATGGGGAAGACACCAGAGAGAAGACGACAGTCTCAAACAGCCTGACCTTCTCCAGTCTGAGACCAGGTGTGAAGTACACCTTTAGGGCCTCAACTCTCCTGACGACCGGACCCAAGAGCCAGTTTGTGGCGGTATATGTCCACACAA AAACCGTCCTGGAGAACCTACTGCTAGACTTGGGTTTGGACTTCAAAGAAAAACTTACCCTGAGCACAGTGCTGCAAATAGATGAGAAGACCATCTCCGGAGAACCAGCTCATTCTCTCACAGACCTTCCATG